Proteins from one Catenuloplanes atrovinosus genomic window:
- a CDS encoding serine/threonine-protein kinase: MRPSDSSAGAPATDPAGAPPPRQIGGAYALQEEIGGGATGTVWRALESSTGEQVAIKLLRDDLAGEPKIVMRFVQERAILRMLRHPHIVPVRELLTVGPSLGLVMDLIPGGSLRRRLRVAGTLPPAEAAVVLGQTAAALSHAHRRGVVHRDLKPDNILLTRPGAPDPTVRLTDFGVARVLHGTRLTTTGAVIGTPSYLAPEVIAGGRPTPAADVYALGVVLFELLLGRPPFAGVTPYAALSGISPVRPPSVPPEAWHIIESCLAGDPSHRPTAAELIDRFRHLADATAGLDALDPLDALTGDFIPAVAHLPRQAGPSAPPAGPLPPDVPAPAGSRPSTGGPAPADPLPSAGDADPADGPVSAGVPDSAAGSASAGDPAPTGGAAPAGVSGPAAGAAFAGSSAPADGREPAVVPPPAHDSGAAAGPGSAGELAGRSGSAGGPVAAGGAGPAGHPAAAGGGADGSAPGGGRADSDGVGVNDHGGANDGEGVADGDATAPVENERRRRVPGRRRSRPGVAAGRLRRRVAGPLAGLAAIAVLGGAVALAIRHNAEARHYAVAAPATTTAEPRPVAPPPKSPAPAVHAPRQVPTAATAPPTPAAAPTSVPARPVTRTAAPAATSGPVATPEAVTYTWGPTRCESVMQWATTRPAVIQTCYAIGPAVRLSGVISALPGASVTVSLHLVEESSGRTVAGPYTCPKVTFTRDDIQHSCGGFEAAVTRGRRYAVVQTWRSSSQAYGGLAPGTARTAFFTVPG; this comes from the coding sequence ATGCGCCCCTCCGACTCATCCGCCGGCGCCCCGGCCACCGACCCGGCCGGGGCGCCACCGCCCCGCCAGATCGGCGGCGCCTACGCGCTGCAGGAGGAGATCGGCGGCGGTGCGACCGGCACGGTCTGGCGCGCGCTCGAGTCCTCCACCGGCGAACAGGTCGCGATCAAGCTGCTCCGCGACGACCTGGCCGGCGAACCGAAGATCGTCATGCGGTTCGTGCAGGAGCGGGCGATCCTGCGCATGCTCCGCCACCCGCACATCGTCCCGGTTCGCGAGCTGCTCACCGTCGGCCCGTCCCTGGGGCTGGTGATGGACCTGATCCCGGGCGGCAGCCTGCGCCGCCGGCTGCGTGTCGCCGGCACGTTGCCGCCCGCCGAGGCCGCGGTCGTGCTCGGCCAGACCGCGGCGGCGCTCAGCCACGCCCACCGTCGCGGCGTCGTGCACCGCGACCTCAAGCCGGACAACATCCTGCTCACCCGCCCCGGCGCGCCCGACCCGACGGTGCGCCTCACCGACTTCGGCGTGGCCCGCGTGCTGCACGGCACCCGCCTCACCACCACCGGCGCCGTGATCGGCACGCCCAGCTACCTCGCACCCGAGGTGATCGCGGGCGGCCGTCCCACCCCCGCCGCGGACGTCTACGCGCTCGGCGTGGTCCTGTTCGAGCTGCTGCTGGGCCGGCCCCCGTTCGCGGGCGTGACCCCGTACGCGGCGCTCAGCGGCATCTCCCCGGTGCGCCCGCCGTCCGTACCCCCGGAGGCCTGGCACATCATCGAGTCCTGCCTCGCCGGCGACCCCAGCCACCGCCCCACCGCCGCCGAACTCATCGACCGCTTCCGCCACCTGGCCGACGCCACGGCCGGCCTGGACGCGCTCGACCCGCTCGACGCCCTCACCGGCGACTTCATCCCCGCGGTCGCGCACCTTCCCCGACAGGCCGGCCCCTCCGCCCCGCCGGCCGGCCCGCTCCCGCCGGACGTCCCCGCGCCGGCCGGTTCACGCCCCTCGACCGGCGGCCCCGCGCCGGCCGATCCCCTCCCGTCGGCCGGTGATGCCGACCCGGCGGACGGCCCTGTCTCCGCTGGAGTTCCGGACTCGGCGGCCGGCTCCGCGTCGGCCGGCGATCCCGCCCCGACCGGTGGCGCCGCGCCGGCCGGGGTTTCCGGGCCGGCTGCCGGTGCCGCGTTCGCCGGCTCTTCCGCGCCGGCCGATGGTCGCGAGCCGGCCGTCGTCCCGCCGCCGGCGCACGATTCCGGGGCGGCTGCCGGTCCCGGATCGGCCGGTGAGCTCGCCGGTCGGTCCGGTTCCGCTGGTGGCCCGGTGGCAGCCGGCGGCGCCGGGCCGGCGGGCCACCCCGCGGCGGCCGGTGGGGGAGCGGACGGCTCGGCGCCCGGCGGCGGCAGGGCCGACAGCGACGGCGTGGGTGTCAACGACCACGGCGGCGCGAACGACGGCGAGGGCGTGGCCGATGGCGACGCCACGGCCCCCGTGGAGAACGAGCGCCGGCGGCGGGTACCCGGGCGGCGGCGGAGCCGGCCCGGTGTGGCCGCCGGGCGGTTGCGCCGCCGGGTGGCCGGGCCGCTGGCCGGGCTGGCCGCGATCGCGGTGCTCGGTGGGGCGGTCGCGCTCGCGATCCGGCACAACGCGGAGGCCCGGCACTACGCCGTCGCCGCGCCGGCCACCACGACGGCCGAGCCGAGGCCGGTGGCGCCGCCGCCGAAGAGTCCGGCGCCGGCCGTGCACGCGCCGCGCCAGGTGCCCACGGCCGCCACCGCACCGCCCACGCCGGCCGCCGCGCCGACCAGCGTCCCGGCGCGGCCGGTCACCCGCACCGCCGCACCGGCCGCCACCAGCGGGCCGGTCGCCACGCCGGAGGCGGTCACCTACACCTGGGGGCCGACCCGCTGCGAGTCCGTGATGCAGTGGGCCACCACCCGGCCCGCGGTGATCCAGACCTGTTACGCGATCGGGCCGGCCGTGCGGCTCAGCGGCGTGATCTCCGCGCTCCCCGGCGCGTCCGTCACGGTCTCGCTGCACCTGGTGGAGGAGTCCTCCGGCCGCACCGTGGCGGGCCCCTACACCTGCCCCAAGGTCACCTTCACCCGGGACGACATCCAGCACTCCTGCGGCGGGTTCGAGGCCGCCGTGACGCGCGGCCGCCGCTACGCCGTGGTGCAGACCTGGCGCTCCTCCTCGCAGGCCTACGGCGGGCTCGCGCCCGGCACGGCGCGCACCGCGTTCTTCACCGTCCCAGGCTGA
- a CDS encoding LacI family DNA-binding transcriptional regulator, which translates to MPRTSRDSRPPTLEAVAEAAGVSRATVSRVINAVPTVDPRIRAAVERAIAEIGYVPNLAARSLVTRSTNSIALVISEPDREYEAPFLNRVFTDPFFGRVTAGAQDVLRPRGIHLVIIPADPPAHHLVVRYLRQGHVDGVLLISSHSEDPIPRQLSDLGIPTVMSARPGYPVPLSHTDVDQRAGARLAVAHLRSLGRTRIGTVSGPLDTQAGHDRHDGFLGAAGVDAPYAEGDFTRAQAERVTRDLLLKHPDLDGLFVASDVMAEGALAALHELGRRVPEDIAVVGFDDSSAALACRPRLTTVRQPVEEMSAEMARLLLATIDDPTRLPRSVIFQPNLIVRESA; encoded by the coding sequence ATGCCCCGGACGTCGCGTGACTCCCGCCCACCCACCCTGGAAGCGGTCGCCGAGGCCGCCGGCGTCTCCCGGGCCACGGTGTCCCGCGTGATCAACGCGGTGCCCACGGTCGATCCGCGAATCCGGGCCGCGGTGGAGCGCGCGATCGCCGAGATCGGGTACGTGCCGAACCTGGCCGCCCGCTCGCTCGTCACCCGCAGCACGAACTCGATCGCGCTGGTCATCTCCGAGCCGGACCGCGAGTACGAGGCGCCGTTCCTGAACCGGGTGTTCACGGACCCGTTCTTCGGCCGGGTGACCGCGGGCGCGCAGGACGTGCTCCGCCCGCGCGGCATCCACCTGGTGATCATCCCGGCCGACCCGCCCGCGCACCACCTGGTCGTGCGCTACCTGCGCCAGGGACACGTGGACGGCGTGCTGCTGATCTCCAGCCACAGTGAGGATCCGATCCCGCGCCAGCTCTCCGACCTCGGCATCCCCACGGTCATGTCCGCGCGGCCCGGCTACCCGGTCCCGCTCAGCCACACCGACGTGGACCAGCGCGCCGGCGCGCGGCTGGCGGTGGCGCACCTGCGCTCGTTGGGCCGGACCCGGATCGGCACGGTCAGCGGCCCGCTCGACACCCAGGCCGGCCACGACCGGCACGACGGGTTCCTGGGCGCGGCCGGGGTGGACGCGCCGTACGCGGAGGGCGACTTCACCCGCGCCCAGGCGGAACGGGTCACGCGGGACCTGCTCCTCAAGCACCCGGACCTGGACGGCCTGTTCGTCGCCAGCGACGTGATGGCCGAGGGGGCGCTGGCCGCGCTGCACGAGCTGGGCCGGCGCGTGCCGGAGGACATCGCGGTGGTCGGCTTCGACGACAGCAGCGCGGCGCTGGCCTGCCGTCCACGGCTGACCACGGTCCGGCAGCCGGTCGAGGAGATGTCCGCGGAGATGGCGCGCCTGCTGCTGGCGACGATCGACGACCCGACCCGCCTCCCCCGCTCCGTGATCTTCCAGCCGAACCTGATCGTCCGCGAGTCCGCCTGA
- a CDS encoding DUF1996 domain-containing protein encodes MKRLITLGVALLGLLSTYLVVTTATANAAEALLSQGRTAAASSTESGTFPASAAVDGNRGTRWSSAAADPQWLRVDLGASATISRVALSWEAAYARGFQIQTSADGNTWTTVHTATNATGGNQSITINGTGRYVRLYTTARATAYGVSVWEFEVFGAGGAPATSLPPNVVRVAEFLADCPYSHRLPDDPIIFPGMPGASHMHSFFGATVTNAMTNLSDLLNSQTTCNPREDKSSYWVPTLYQDNVPVEPTIVTFYYLGEGVRDDVIANTQPIPLGLRIVAGNARATGPGDNTISRWSCLHAGHVGSSHDFVNCPSGTMLESYLDFPQCWNGRDLDSPDHKSHMAYPVNQACPATHPVHVPKLRQVLRYPVSGDPARLRLASGGGFTMHGDFFNAWPVEEMARRVNDCIRPIIKCGANGRP; translated from the coding sequence ATGAAACGTCTGATCACACTCGGGGTCGCGCTGCTGGGGCTGCTGAGCACGTACCTGGTCGTCACCACGGCCACCGCGAACGCGGCCGAGGCGCTGCTGTCCCAGGGGCGTACCGCCGCGGCCTCGTCCACCGAGTCCGGCACCTTCCCGGCGAGCGCGGCGGTGGACGGCAACCGCGGCACCCGCTGGTCGTCCGCGGCCGCGGACCCGCAGTGGCTGCGCGTCGACCTCGGCGCGTCCGCCACCATCAGTCGCGTCGCGCTGAGCTGGGAGGCCGCGTACGCCCGCGGATTCCAGATCCAGACCAGCGCGGACGGTAACACCTGGACCACCGTGCACACGGCCACGAACGCGACCGGCGGCAACCAGAGCATCACGATCAACGGCACCGGGCGGTACGTGCGGCTGTACACGACCGCGCGCGCCACCGCGTACGGCGTCTCGGTCTGGGAGTTCGAGGTGTTCGGCGCCGGTGGCGCGCCGGCCACGTCGCTGCCGCCGAACGTGGTGCGGGTCGCGGAGTTCCTGGCCGACTGCCCGTACTCGCACCGGCTGCCGGACGACCCGATCATCTTCCCCGGCATGCCCGGCGCGTCGCACATGCACAGCTTCTTCGGCGCCACGGTCACCAACGCGATGACCAACCTGTCCGACCTGCTCAACTCGCAGACCACCTGCAACCCGCGCGAGGACAAGAGCTCGTACTGGGTGCCGACGCTGTACCAGGACAACGTGCCGGTCGAGCCGACCATCGTCACGTTCTACTACCTGGGTGAGGGCGTGCGCGACGACGTCATCGCGAACACCCAGCCGATCCCGCTGGGACTGCGGATAGTGGCCGGCAACGCGCGGGCGACCGGCCCGGGCGACAACACGATCTCGCGCTGGTCCTGCCTGCACGCCGGGCACGTCGGGTCGTCGCACGACTTCGTGAACTGCCCGTCCGGCACCATGCTCGAGTCCTACCTGGACTTCCCGCAGTGCTGGAACGGCCGCGACCTGGACTCGCCGGACCACAAGTCGCACATGGCGTACCCGGTGAACCAGGCCTGCCCGGCCACCCACCCGGTGCACGTGCCGAAGCTGCGCCAGGTGCTGCGCTACCCGGTCAGCGGTGACCCGGCGCGGCTGCGGCTCGCGTCCGGTGGCGGGTTCACGATGCACGGCGACTTCTTCAACGCCTGGCCGGTGGAGGAGATGGCGCGGCGCGTCAACGACTGCATCCGCCCGATCATCAAGTGCGGCGCCAACGGCCGTCCCTGA
- a CDS encoding discoidin domain-containing protein has product MSPPRWRVAGIATAVAALLGGYLVVSGPAAQAAETLLSQGRPVTASSSESATFPASAAVDGDGGTRWSSAIGDPQWLRVDLGAATAISRVSLSWEAAYATSFQLQTSSDGNSWTTVHSATNATGGNQSIAVTGTGRYVRVHTTARATQWGVSLWEFQVFGGTTSGAATLLSYGKPGTASTSQSDANCWECTPDKAFDRDPASRWATSSTNGWVDPGWIAVDLGATAQISQVVLQWDPAYATSYQIQVSADGNAWTSIYSTTSGRGFKETLTVSGTGRYVRMYGTARSSAYGYSLYEFQVYGTGGNPTPPPAQPADPVFPATRLVWSDEFNGAAGGKPDPAKWTIDPGTGQNNEVQYYTNNENASLDGNGALVLEARRQTAGGRDYTSHRMNTSNKFHVQYGRIEARVKVPKGNGLWPAFWMMGSDFLTGRPWPYNGEIDIMEVLGRNTSEAYSTLHAPAYNGAAGYGQKYATVDLSQDFHVWAAEWDSKGIRFFLDGRLVFTADKATVESTRGPWIFDHQFYLILNLAVGGDFPGPVDATTPFPSRMYVDYVRVYQ; this is encoded by the coding sequence ATGTCCCCACCCCGATGGCGCGTGGCCGGGATCGCCACCGCCGTCGCCGCCCTGCTCGGCGGCTACCTCGTCGTCTCCGGCCCGGCCGCGCAGGCCGCGGAGACGCTGCTCTCCCAGGGACGGCCGGTCACCGCCTCGTCCTCCGAGTCCGCCACGTTCCCGGCGAGCGCGGCCGTGGACGGCGACGGCGGCACGCGCTGGTCCAGCGCGATCGGCGACCCGCAGTGGTTGCGCGTGGACCTCGGCGCGGCCACCGCGATCAGCCGGGTCTCGCTCTCCTGGGAGGCCGCGTACGCCACCTCGTTCCAGCTACAGACCTCCTCCGACGGCAACAGCTGGACCACGGTGCACAGCGCGACGAACGCGACCGGCGGCAACCAGAGCATCGCGGTCACCGGCACCGGGCGGTACGTACGGGTGCACACCACCGCGCGGGCCACCCAGTGGGGCGTGTCGCTGTGGGAGTTCCAGGTGTTCGGCGGCACCACGTCCGGCGCGGCCACGCTGCTCTCCTACGGCAAGCCCGGCACCGCGTCGACCAGCCAGAGCGACGCGAACTGCTGGGAGTGCACGCCGGACAAGGCGTTCGACCGGGACCCGGCCAGCCGGTGGGCGACCAGCTCCACGAACGGCTGGGTGGACCCGGGCTGGATCGCGGTGGACCTGGGTGCCACCGCGCAGATCAGCCAGGTCGTGCTCCAGTGGGACCCGGCCTACGCCACGTCGTACCAGATCCAGGTCTCGGCCGACGGCAACGCGTGGACCAGCATCTACTCCACCACCAGCGGGCGGGGCTTCAAGGAGACGCTGACGGTCAGCGGCACCGGCCGGTACGTGCGGATGTACGGCACCGCGCGGTCCAGCGCGTACGGCTACTCGCTCTACGAGTTCCAGGTGTACGGCACCGGCGGCAACCCGACACCGCCCCCGGCGCAGCCCGCCGACCCGGTCTTCCCGGCCACCCGCCTGGTCTGGAGCGACGAGTTCAACGGCGCCGCCGGCGGCAAGCCGGACCCGGCGAAGTGGACGATCGACCCGGGCACCGGCCAGAACAACGAGGTCCAGTACTACACGAACAACGAGAACGCCTCACTGGACGGCAACGGCGCACTGGTGCTCGAGGCGCGGCGGCAGACCGCAGGCGGGCGCGACTACACCTCGCACCGCATGAACACCAGCAACAAGTTCCACGTGCAGTACGGCCGGATCGAGGCACGGGTCAAGGTGCCGAAGGGCAACGGGCTGTGGCCGGCGTTCTGGATGATGGGCTCGGACTTCCTCACCGGGCGGCCGTGGCCGTACAACGGCGAGATCGACATCATGGAGGTCCTCGGCCGCAACACCTCCGAGGCGTACTCCACGCTGCACGCACCGGCCTACAACGGCGCCGCCGGCTACGGCCAGAAGTACGCCACCGTCGACCTCTCCCAGGACTTCCACGTCTGGGCCGCCGAATGGGACAGCAAGGGCATCCGCTTCTTCCTCGACGGGCGGCTGGTGTTCACGGCCGACAAGGCGACGGTCGAGTCCACCCGCGGGCCGTGGATCTTCGACCACCAGTTCTACCTGATCCTCAACCTCGCGGTCGGCGGTGACTTCCCCGGCCCGGTGGACGCCACCACCCCGTTCCCGTCCCGCATGTACGTCGACTACGTCCGCGTCTACCAGTGA
- a CDS encoding glutathione S-transferase family protein translates to MATESQQGAYVNPTGEFARDQRYITTRITRDGRDGWPVEPGRYRLIVSRACPWANRSIIVRRLLGLEDVISMGIAGPTHDARSWTFDLDPGGVDPVLKIERLQEAFFKRVPGYERGITVPAIVDVPTGQVVTNDFAQITLDMSLEWADHHRPGAPALYPEELRPEIDAVNQRVFKDVNNGVYRCGFAGTQEAYESAYTRLFDALDWLSARLSTQRYLVGDTITEADVRLFTTLARFDAVYHGHFKCNRSKLSEMPVLWAYARDLFQTPGFGDTTDFVHIKRHYYEVHRDINPTGIVPAGPDLANWLTPHGREALGGHPFGNGTPPGPPSPADTVPAAHTPLPA, encoded by the coding sequence ATGGCCACCGAGTCGCAGCAAGGCGCCTACGTCAACCCCACGGGCGAGTTCGCCCGCGACCAGCGGTACATCACCACCCGGATCACCCGCGACGGCCGCGACGGCTGGCCGGTGGAGCCGGGCCGCTACCGGCTCATCGTCAGCCGCGCCTGCCCGTGGGCGAACCGGTCCATCATCGTGCGCCGGCTGCTCGGCCTCGAGGACGTCATCTCGATGGGCATCGCCGGCCCCACCCACGACGCCCGTAGCTGGACGTTCGACCTGGACCCGGGCGGCGTCGACCCGGTCCTCAAGATCGAGCGCCTGCAGGAGGCGTTCTTCAAGCGCGTCCCCGGGTACGAGCGGGGGATCACGGTGCCGGCCATCGTGGACGTGCCGACCGGGCAGGTGGTCACGAACGACTTCGCCCAGATCACGCTGGACATGTCACTGGAGTGGGCCGACCATCACCGCCCCGGCGCGCCGGCGCTGTATCCGGAGGAGCTCCGGCCGGAGATCGACGCGGTGAATCAGCGCGTGTTCAAGGACGTCAACAACGGGGTGTACCGGTGCGGGTTCGCCGGCACGCAGGAGGCGTACGAGTCCGCCTACACCCGGCTCTTCGACGCGCTCGACTGGCTCTCGGCACGGCTGTCCACCCAGCGGTACCTGGTCGGTGACACGATCACCGAGGCGGACGTGCGGCTGTTCACCACGCTGGCCCGCTTCGACGCGGTCTACCACGGGCACTTCAAGTGCAACCGGAGCAAGCTGTCGGAGATGCCGGTGCTGTGGGCGTACGCCCGCGATCTCTTCCAGACGCCCGGTTTCGGTGACACGACCGACTTCGTCCACATCAAGCGCCACTACTACGAGGTCCATCGCGACATCAACCCGACCGGCATCGTGCCGGCCGGCCCGGACCTGGCCAACTGGCTCACCCCCCACGGCCGTGAGGCGCTCGGCGGCCACCCCTTCGGCAACGGCACCCCGCCCGGCCCTCCCTCTCCCGCCGACACCGTCCCCGCCGCCCACACCCCGCTCCCCGCCTGA
- a CDS encoding Nramp family divalent metal transporter has protein sequence MTQTAADRFPARHLPRVVVRELPPPPSSARRVIGPGVVAAGVGLASGEFVLFPYIASQVGLVFLWAAAVGIVTQWFLNMEIERYTLATGETALTGFSRFWRHWGLVFAIMVYFANLWPGWATSSATMVTYLFGGSATWIAIGMLLLIGVTLTLAPVIYTALEGIESVKVILVGLFIVVAIGFAITADAWAELPSTVTAPQFPTELGFALMLSALVFAGAGGGQNLCQSNWIRDKGYGMGSYVPRLVSPVTGAEEAAPSTGFIFEPDAENLSRWRRWWRLANQEQALTFGLISFVTITLMSLLAYSTVYGTPGLANSVEFLRIEGEALKSTVGGWFGTLFWAIGALSLFAAAMGIVDYTSRLAADVLKTSYLRGRSENRIYFALVWGLVAIGIIILLAGLNQPLPLLVIAACVGGLMMFIYSILLLLLNRRVLPPEIRPRAYRVAALVWSVLLFGVFSALTLWQQGGRLAAWLG, from the coding sequence GTGACGCAGACCGCAGCCGATCGTTTCCCGGCACGCCACCTACCCCGGGTCGTGGTCCGGGAGCTGCCGCCACCACCCTCGTCGGCCCGGCGGGTGATCGGGCCCGGCGTGGTCGCCGCCGGCGTCGGTCTGGCCTCGGGCGAGTTCGTGCTCTTCCCATATATAGCCTCGCAGGTCGGGCTCGTCTTCCTCTGGGCCGCGGCTGTCGGCATCGTGACGCAGTGGTTCCTCAACATGGAGATCGAGCGCTACACGCTGGCCACCGGCGAGACCGCGCTCACCGGCTTCTCCCGGTTCTGGCGGCACTGGGGCCTGGTCTTCGCGATCATGGTGTACTTCGCGAACCTCTGGCCCGGCTGGGCGACCAGCTCGGCGACGATGGTCACCTACCTGTTCGGCGGCAGCGCCACCTGGATCGCGATCGGCATGCTGTTGCTGATCGGCGTGACCCTCACGCTGGCCCCGGTGATCTACACGGCGCTGGAGGGCATCGAGAGCGTCAAGGTCATCCTGGTCGGACTGTTCATCGTGGTCGCCATCGGCTTCGCGATCACCGCGGACGCCTGGGCCGAGCTGCCGTCCACCGTCACCGCGCCGCAGTTCCCCACCGAGCTGGGCTTCGCGCTGATGCTGTCCGCGCTGGTCTTCGCGGGCGCCGGCGGCGGCCAGAACCTCTGCCAGTCGAACTGGATCCGGGACAAGGGCTACGGCATGGGCAGCTACGTCCCGCGCCTGGTCAGCCCGGTCACCGGGGCCGAGGAGGCCGCGCCCTCCACCGGGTTCATCTTCGAGCCGGACGCGGAGAACCTGTCCCGGTGGCGCCGCTGGTGGCGGCTCGCCAACCAGGAGCAGGCGCTCACGTTCGGCCTGATCTCGTTCGTCACCATCACGCTGATGTCGCTGCTCGCGTACTCCACCGTCTACGGCACGCCCGGGCTCGCCAACAGCGTCGAGTTCCTCCGCATCGAGGGCGAGGCGCTCAAGTCCACCGTCGGCGGCTGGTTCGGCACGCTGTTCTGGGCGATCGGCGCGCTCTCCCTGTTCGCCGCCGCGATGGGCATCGTCGACTACACCAGCCGCCTCGCCGCCGACGTGCTCAAGACGTCCTACCTGCGCGGCCGATCCGAGAACCGCATCTACTTCGCGCTGGTCTGGGGCCTGGTCGCGATCGGCATCATCATCCTGCTGGCCGGACTCAACCAGCCGCTGCCGCTGCTGGTGATCGCCGCGTGCGTGGGCGGCCTGATGATGTTCATCTACTCGATCCTGCTGCTTCTCCTCAACCGCCGCGTCCTCCCGCCGGAGATCCGTCCCCGGGCGTACCGGGTGGCGGCGCTGGTGTGGTCGGTGCTGCTCTTCGGGGTGTTCTCCGCTCTGACGCTCTGGCAGCAGGGCGGAAGGCTCGCGGCCTGGCTGGGTTAG